The Apium graveolens cultivar Ventura chromosome 3, ASM990537v1, whole genome shotgun sequence sequence ACCAATCTCTACCGTCTGCTTCTGAGAAAGATCCTGTATGAGACAATTGGTGTTTGAAAACACAACAGAGATATGACTGTCTGAAGTAAGTTTGGATATTGAAATAAGATTGCATTGAAAGGATGGAACACACAGAACATTGAACAAAGTGACATTAGTTGTTAATGTAACATTGCCAATGTGAGTTATGGGTACAGTGTCACCATTTGGTAGATGAAGTACAGAGTTGATTGGTTTTGCATTATGAAGAAGATCAACATTAAATACTATATGGTCAGTAGCTCCTGAATCCAATATCCATTTGCTTGAAGATGTAGAGTGAACACTATATGCAGTATGTGAAAGAGAGACACTATTAATCTTACCTGACAGATGAGCTGGAGAATTATTCCAAGTGTTACCAAAGGTTTTCATGCTGTGCTGAATCATTTTTGCAATCTGCTCACACTGAGCATCTGGGAAAGGGCTATTGTGAGATTCAGCACCAGAAATATCTGTACCATCAGTGACTGCACTTTGAGATGTCACCTGAGATGTCACCTGAGAAGCTTTCTTTGGCCTCAACTTTGGTTTTGGCTTACCATACAAGCGGTGCCAATCTGGATATCCATGTAGAAAGAAGCATTTTTCTTGATTATGCCCTGGATTGTGATAGTAATCACAATGTTCAGCAACAGATTCTGAGGACTTTTTGACAGAGAACTGGCCAAATTGCTTTGATTTTCCAGCATATTTCACATTCATTGCCACTGAATCGACAGTTGAGACAATAGGAGAAGCACGCTGGCTTTCTTCTTGCAGTAACAAGGAATAAGCTTGACTCAGAGTGGGCAATGGTTTCATCGTTAGCATTTGACCACGGATACCAGTGAAAACATCATTGAGTCCTATTAAGAACTGACTGAGACTATTGATTTGTTCATATGCCTCAAGTTTGGCAGTAACACCACAAGTACATGAATTTTGAGTGCAAACATATTTAGGAATAGGAGCTAAAGCATTCAACTCATCTGTTAATGATCTCATTTTGGTGAAGTAAGCAGTGATAGACATAGAGCCTTGGTTAAGACCTGTAAGTTCTTTTTCAGTTGAAAAATTCTAGGTACATTTCCTTGAGAGAACCTAACTGCAAGATCCTCCCAAATTTCTCGAGCAGTGCTAAAATACACAACACTATCTCAGTTCTCATTGGATATAGAATTCAACAGCCATGACAATACCATATCGTTATAACGATGCCAGAAAGCAAATAAAGGAGAACTCTCTACTGGTCTAGTCTGAGATCCATCAATCATTCCAATCTTATTTTTAGCAGATAGAGCTAATTTGACAGATCTACTCCATTGTTGATAATTTTGAGAGTTTAGAGCTTGAGTAACAAGAGCAATACCTGGATTGTATGAGCTTTGAAGATAATAAGGATGATATGCATCAATAATTATTATAGTAGATGTAGATCCAGCAGTCTGATTAGTATTGTTAGCACCTGAGGACTGATTGTGTGTAGAAGTCTGATTAGTTTGGTTTACCATTGAAGAGGTAGATGCAACCGCAGCGGAGTATGTTTTCCTATACATCTACAGCTTGAAGAATTAAGAAATAGATGCTCAGGGATTATCAAAGAAATGTAATCAATTAATCTCGACGAGATTGAGATTGACAGGAGCGAGATCAAACAAAAAGAGCAGAGACATCGTATgtctgctctgataccatgacACAATTATAAATGAAAATATGAAGCTTATCTATATCTTCATTAATGGAAACTATG is a genomic window containing:
- the LOC141711536 gene encoding uncharacterized protein LOC141711536; translated protein: MSITAYFTKMRSLTDELNALAPIPKYVCTQNSCTCGVTAKLEAYEQINSLSQFLIGLNDVFTGIRGQMLTMKPLPTLSQAYSLLLQEESQRASPIVSTVDSVAMNVKYAGKSKQFGQFSVKKSSESVAEHCDYYHNPGHNQEKCFFLHGYPDWHRLYGKPKPKLRPKKASQVTSQVTSQSAVTDGTDISGAESHNSPFPDAQCEQIAKMIQHSMKTFGNTWNNSPAHLSGSFSEADGRDW